Part of the Pseudomonas sp. P8_241 genome is shown below.
CGAACACCTGGATCGGGCCGAAGCGCTCCAGCCAGCGTTGCCAGGAGTCCGGCGACAGTCCGGCACCGAGCATGCAGCGCAGGCTGTGCTCGCGCTCGCCCGCTCGCACCGGCTGGTTGAGCAGGTAGCGGCAGATCTCGCCGATGTACTGGAAGATGCTGATCTGATGCCGTGCCACGTCGTTCCAGAACTCGCGCACGCTGAACTTGCGGCGTACCACGATGGCCGCACCGGCACACAGCGCGGTAGAAGTCACCGACGTGGCCGCGGCACCGTGGTAGAGCGGCAGGCAGCAATAGAACACATCATCGCAGGTGACTTGCAGGGTGGTGTGCATCACATCGCCCGACGACATCCAGCGCATGTGGCTGTAGCGCGCGGCCTTGGGCAAGCCGGTGGTGCCCGAGGTGAAGATCAACAGCGTCGGCGTCTGCGCATCGATGTGCGCACGGATATCCCGGGGGAACGGTGTGCGCGGGGCTTTCTCCAGGCGTGCATCGAAATGCCCGTCGACACCCTTGGGCAGCGCTCCCGTCCAGGGGTTTTCTGCATCGCGCAGCAGCCAGCACGGCAGGTCTGGAAAACCTTCGGTGGCCTGCACATTGGCCAGGCACTCTTCGCCGATCACCAACGCCTTGGCCTCGGTGACCTGCAACGCATGCAGCAGGGGGCGGCCGCTGACCTGAGTGTTGATGAAGGCCACCACCACCCCGAGCTTGACCAGGCCAAACCAGGTGCAGAAAAACGCCGGACGGTTTTCCATGGCCAGGGCGCAGACATCACCAGCGCGCAGTCCATTGGCATAAAAGGTGTGGGCCATCTGATTGGCTCGCGCATCCACCTCGGAGTAACTCAGGGTCTGCTCGCCATAGATCAGGAACGTGCGCTCACCCTGTTCGCTCGCCTGTTGTTCCAGGCGATCGGCCAGGGTGTAGTGGTCGCCCGGCTTGATCAGCCCGGCGGCGGCCGAGCGCTGGTCGAGCAACGCCTGGGTCTGCTCCCGAGATACGGGAGCGGTCGGCAGCACGTGCTTCAAATCGTTGAGGTTCATTGCGCCACCTCCCGGGCAATCCCTTGATGGGCGGTGTAATCCGAATAGCCCACCGGCCCCGGCGTATAGAGGGTCTTGCGGTCGAAGCCACTGAGCGGCAGGCCACGCTGCAAGCGCGCCACCAGATCGGGGTTGGCTATAAAGTGACGGCCGAACGACACAGCAGCCCCCTCGCCCGACGCGAGAGCGGCACTGGCCGAAGGACCGTCGAAACCATCGTTGAGAATCAATGCATGAGGGCTGTGCCGACGTGCCAGGGCGAACGCATCAAGCTCTGCCAGTGGCGAGCGCATAATGTGCAGGTAGGCCAGATCCAACGGCGCCACGGCTTCGCATAACGCCGCCGCCGTGGCCGCCGGATCGCAGTCGTCGATGTCGTTGTAGGGGTTGCCGGGGCACTGGCGAAAGCCGACGCGCCCGGCGCCGATCGCAGCAGCCATGGCCTCGATCACTTCCTTGGCAAAACGCACCCGCCCGGTCACATCGCCACCGTAGGCATCGTTGCGCCGGTTACTGCCGGATGCCAGAAACTGCATCGGCAGATAGCCGCTGGTGCAGTGCAACTCGACGCCGTCGAAGCCGGCCAGGCGCGCATTCAACGCGGCCTGGCGATAGTCTTCGATAACCTCGTCAATACCTTGCAAGGTCAGCGCCTGTGGCTCATCGGTGTCCACCAGGCCGGCAGTGTCGCTGAACACCTGGGTGCGAGCGCGCAATGCCGAAGGTGCCACCGTGGCAGCCCCGGCAGGTTTGTTGTGGCGGCTGGCGGCGCGGCCGACGTGCATCAGCTGCAGGACGATGCGCCCGCCCTCGGCGTGCACCGCCTCGGTGACCCGCTGCCAGCCGACGATCTGCTCGTCGCTGTAGATCGCCGGGGTGCGACAATAGCCAAGGCCGCTGGCAGAAGGCGCGGTCCCCTCGGCCACGATCAACCCGGCGCTGGCACGCTGGCGATAATATTCGACCATATCGCCGCCAGGTACCGCATCGGCAAGGGCACGGCTGCGGGTCATGGGGGCCATGACGATGCGGTTGGCCAGTTGCAGTTCGCCCAGGGCGATCGGCTCGAACAAGACGCTCATTTCAATTCCTCAGCTTCTTATTGTTTTCTGGCTGTCGCAGGGCTTGCCACAACGTGGGCAAGCACTGACATGCCAGCGAATACGGGCTGAATGATTGACGTTGAGCGCAAGCGAAACATCGTCCGACAAGACTAGGTCGGCGAACGTGCAGGACGGCTTGTCTGCAAACTCAAAAATGGTCTGAACGGACGATGAGAAAATACCGTGACGAGCTGAGCATCGCGTCAACCAGAACAAAACCGGGAGCACCCGCAGTGAACCAATCCACCCCCGTGACATGGCGAACGCACTACGCGCTGTTCGTGCTCGCCATGATTTATGTCTTCAACTACATCGACCGTCAGTTGATGGCGATTCTGATTGAGCCGGTGAAGCTCGAATTCGGCATTTCCGATACAGGCATCGGCCTGCTGTCAGGGGTGACTTTCGCGGTGTTCTATACGGTGTTCGGCTTCCCGCTGGGGCGCCTTTCAGACCGCATCGGGCGCAAGCCGGTGATCGCCTTCAGTTGCATCGCCTGGAGCCTGATGACCATGCTCTGCGGCGTGGCCGGAAGCTTTCTGACCCTGGTGCTCGCACGCATTGGCGTGGCTGTCGGTGAAGCCGGCGGCACGGCGCCGTCGGTGGCCATGGTCTCGGATCTGTATCCGGCCAACCGCCGATCCACGGCCCTGGCCTTCCTGATGCTCGGTTCCAGCCTGGGAGCAGTAGTCGGCCTCGGTCTGGGTGGCTGGATCGCCCAGGAGCACGGTTGGCGCTACGCCTTCATGCTGATCGGCGCACCGGGCATTTTCCTCGGCCTGCTACTGCTGTTGACGGTGCGTGCGCCCAAGCGCGTCGTACCGCTGAGCAGCGCCGCCGTGCTGCAAGACGGCTGGGCCAAAACCCTCGCCGAGGTGTTTCGCACGCCCTCTTTTCTGTGGCTGGTGCTCACCGGTGGCGCGGCGGCGATTGCCGGCTACGCCATCGGCACCTGGAGCCCGAGCTTCCTGATCCGCTCCCACGGCCTGAACATGCAACAGGCCGGATTTCTTGTTGGCGTGGTCGGTGGCGGCGGAGCGGCCATCGGCACGCTGATCTGCGGCCTGCTCACCGACCGCATGGTGCGGCGCAATGCTGGCTGGCAAATCGGCGTGCCATTGCTTGGCACACTGATCAGCATTCCTTTCGCCCTGACCTATTTTCTCTGGCCTCAAGGCACGGCGTTCCATATCGGTAGTATCGCCGTGCCGCAAGCCTTTCTGTTCTACAGCGTATTTGCGTTCTTTGGCGTGTGGTGGGCAACGCCGTGCCTGAGCGCCATTACCCACCTGTTCCCGGCGACACGCCTGGCCCAGGCCACGGCCATTTTCGTGATGTTCATGACCCTGCTGGGTGTCGGTGTCGGGCCGCTGTTGGTGGGCATGCTGAGTGATTTTTTCTTGCCGTCCCTGGGCACCGAATCACTGCGCTATGCCCTCGCCTCATCGGTGTCGATGCTGGTGCTGGCCAGCGTGTTCCTGACCCTGGCATTGCCACGTTACCGGCAACAGATCAAGAACCCCGCCCCACTCGTCACGCCGGTCCAGACCGCGACAGCCTGATCTCCTTGCCCCACCTCTCGCCGCTGCAAACCGCCAAGGGTTGCAGCGGCTTTTTGTTATGAGGATCAACATGAGCACCAGTGCCGTACACATCAGCAACCTGCTCTATCGCTATGCCCAGTACCTGGATGGCGGCCAACTGATCAAGGCTGCCGAGCTGTTTCGTCATGCCCGAATCAAGGTTCAAAGCCAGAGCGGTTTCCTGGATCACACAGCCCTGCTGGGCATCTGGCAGCAACGAATCAGGATTTATCCCTGCGGCACACCCCGAACCCAACACATCATCAGCAATCCCGTCATCGACATCGACGAAGACGCTGGAACCGCCACGATTCGTTCCTGCTATACGGTGCTGCAAGCCACCGACACCCTGCCCCTGCAACCCATCGCCGCCGGGCATTATCTCGATGAGTTCGAGCGTGTCGACGGGGTTTGGCGATTCAGCTTTCGTGACTACTCGCACCTGGAAATGATCGGGGACTTGAGTGAGCATTTGCTGATGCAGGGTCACTGAATACACAGAAGCCCAACGATCCCGACATTGAGGTGTCAGGTGTTGGGCTTTATGGCGAAGGTTGGCCAGCGGCCGCGGGCCGCCAGCTCATCAGACTTGAGGGGCCACCGCGAATGGCTGCAGACCGGCTCTGTCGAGCAATTCGTCGGAGTACGGCCGATAGCTGCGGCTGCTTTCATCGCGGATGTACAACGGATCGTTGAACGCGCTCGGCGCGTAACCCTGGCGTTGCAGATCGACCTTGCGCAGCTTGAAGGTACTGGTCAGATCCGCCGCGGCGGACACCCGCACGAACACCGGCGCGGCATAGCGTGGCAAGCGCGCTTCAGTGAGCGCGTAGAACGCTTGGGGGTCGAAGTCCTGGCCCTCTTGCATCAGCACCGCCGCCATACCGGCGCGCCCTTCATGCCCGGGTACCTGTACGCCGTAGATGTTGATCAGTTCCAGCCCCGGAAAATCGCCCAGGGCATCGGCGACTTCCTGGGTTGAAACGTTCTCGCTCTTCCAGCGGTAGGTATCACCGATGCGATCGACGAAATAGAAGTAACCGTTCTCGTCGTACCGCAGCAGGTCACCCGAACTCCAATACGCATCGCCCTGACTGAAGACATTGCGGCGAATCTTGCTTTCGGTGGCCTGCGCCGAGGTGTAACCCTCGAAGCGTCCGGCGCCGATTTGCGGATGATCGACAATGAAGGCCATGCCCTCACCGACTTCGCCAACCTTGCAGACTTGATAGAAACCATTTTCGTCCCGTGGATGACTGTCGCTTTCGACGTCATATCGAACCAGGCGGATATTGGTTTTATCCCAGAACGGCACGCGCCCGCAGGAACCTGGCTGGTTGTCCAGATTGATCAGGCTGGTGTTGGCCTCGGTGGCACCCCAGCCCTCGAGAATCTGCACCGGGCCGAAACGCTCCAGCCAGCGCTGCCAGGTCTCCGGCGTCAGGCCCGCGCCCAGCAGGCAACGCAAGCTGTGCTCACGCTCGCCATCGACCACGGGCTGATTGAGCAGGTAGCGGCAGATTTCCCCGATGTACTGAAAAATGCTGATGTGGTGGCCACGGATGTCCTTCCAGAACTCCCGGACGCTGAACCTGCGGCGGACCACGATACTGGCTCCGACACGCAGGGCCGTGGCCGTCACTGACGTCGCCGCGGCACCGTGATAGAGCGGCAGGCAACAGTAGAATACGTCCTCGGTCGTGCCGTCGAGGGTCACCTCCATCACGTCGCCGATGGACAACCAGCGCATATGGCTATAGATCGCAGCCTTGGGCAAACCGGTGGTGCCCGAGGTGAAAATCAGCATCGCCGGCGACTCGGCCGGCACCTCGGCCCGCAGCTCGCGTGCGAATGCAGTGCGTGGTGCCGCCGCCACCTGTTCGGCGAACCCTGCATCTACACGGGCGCGGGATGCTTCACTGGCGGGGTTTTCGGCGTCCGGCACGAGCAACCAGGGTACGTCCGGCAGGCCTTCGGTGGACAACAGATTGTTCAGGCACTCCTCACCCACCACCATGGCCTTGGCGGCAGTCGACACCACGGCATGCGCCAAGGCCCGACCACTGACCTGGGTATTGATAAAGGCCGCCACCACACCGAGTTTGGCCAGGCCAAACCAACTGAAAAAAAACTCCGGGCGGTTCTCCAGGGCCATGGCGCAGACGTCGCCCGGGCGCAAACCGCGGGCATGGAAAACATGTGCCATCTGGTTGGCACGTGCATCGACCTCGGCATAACTCAAGCGCTGTTCGCCGTAAATGAGGAACGGGCGCTGGGCGAAACGCGTGGCCTGCTCTTCCAGCCGATCGGCGATGGTGTAACAGTCCGCCGGTTTGATTTGCCCCGCAGCCACTGCCCGTCGATCAAGCAGACGCTGAGTGTGTTCGCGGGACACGGGGCTGTTGTCGAGCATCGTCGGTTGATGCGGTGTATTGAAACCGTTCATTCCTGACTCCGTAGAAAACCTGCCAATAAGTAAGGGCAGATAGTTCACGCTGCACGCCAGAGGGGCATCGTCCGATAAGACTAAAAAATGTCCGGGAGTGAGGTCATTTGTTTGCGCCTGAATACCTGAATCTGGCCACCTCCATTTTCGTCATGGCGATGACCCTGCTCGGCGCCGAGAAGGTGTCTTCAGGAAGAAACACAATGCAGCCCCGCCGCCTTGCAGGCGGCGACGAAGGTCGCGCCTTTTTTGTCCATGGCGTGCTTGACCAGGGCGTTGGCTTTTTGCAGGGCGGGGCTGGGCCTGGCCCATTGCTCCGGGGGTAGCGGTTGCGACCAGGCCTGGACGCTTTCAGGCAGGGTCGGACGGCCTTTGCGGTGAGCCCATTCGGCGATCAGGTAGGGCATTTTCCAGAACACGATCACGCGTCTGACGTACCACCACCGCAGAGGCCAGCGGGAGCGTTTGGAGTACCCCCAACGCTTGCGCTCTTCGGCAGTCAGATGGCCTCCTCCGTCGTCCAGTCGCCCCAACGCCCTGGCATCGAGCCGTTCGATCTCAAAGGTGTGCAACCCTTCATACGGTTTGAGCTCGTCCTCGCTCAAGGTGATGCCCAATGCGGCCAGCATGGGATTCGGCGTGTCCACCAGTTCCCCTTCCTCCATGTAGTTGCGGATCGACGTCCACATGCCCAGCGCATGTGCGTCACTGGGTTGGGCCGACAACACGAACTGCACCCTGTCGCGCTCTTCGTCCTCCAGGCCCATGCCGAACGTGTAATCGCGCATCGCGCCGTAGCTGGTCACGCCCTGGCTGCGGGCGACCCAGGCCACCACATTTTCCCAAGGCACGATCAGCACCTGGTGGGTGGTGTCGTCGATGTAGCAGACTTCGCGACGTTGGCGGTTGAAGCGGACGGGATAGCTTTTGGCCAGGGTTCGGACATTGGAGAGCATGCCGTAGATAAAGGCGCCGACGGGAAAAATGAATAGAAGCGAGCCTGTAGCGAATACCTGCACGGCCCCCCCAACAATGTCGAAGAATTTTCGGTCGATTTCAGGGGGGCTAAAAGCAACGAGCCATAGACAAATAAGCACAGGTGCAAAAAAAGCAGTACACAAAACCATCCATATCTGAAGTGCCAATCTCTTTCCCAACTCAACCATCCCGTAGTTGCTACCACCCAACTCCAGATAGGTCTCGTTCATCGCCGAAAAATTACGCCGCGACACCTGTGCCTGTCCGGTGTACACCGGCAACGGCGCCAGGAACAAAGTTTCATTCAGGCCCCTGACCCGCAGCTCCCCGGCACGGGGCCGTTGGCTTTGAATATCAATGCCCGACTCCGGGACAGTGGCTGTGCTTTTGCGTTTGAACAGTTGGCTAATCATCGATCGCCGCCATTTCCTCTCGGGTGAACGACCAGTAAGGGGCCTTGCTCAGGCCGCTGGGCCAGGTATGCAGCGGTGTGTTCAATGCAACCCCGCCGCCTTGCAGGCGTCGACGAAGGTCGCGCCTTTTTTGTCCATGGCGTGCTTGACCAGGGCGTTGGCTTTTTGCAGGGCGGGGCTGGGCCTGGCCCATTGCTCCGGGGGTAGCGGTTGCGACCAGGCCTGGACGCTTTCAGGCAGGGTCGGACGGCCTTTGCGGTGAGCCCATTCGGCGATCAGGTAGGGCATTTTCCAGAACACGATCACGCGTCTGACGTACCACCACCGCAGAGGCCAGCGGGAGCGTTTGCCATAACCGTAACGGTGTCGCTGCTCCGCGCTCAGATGCTCGGCGCCATCGTCTAGCGAGCCCATGAAGCGTGCACCTTTGCGTTCGATCTCAAAGGTGTGCAACCCTTCATACGGTTTGAGCTCGTCCTCGCTCAAGGTGATGCCCAATGCGGCCAGCATGGGGTTGGGCGTGTCCACCAGCTCCCCTTCCTCCATGTAGTTGCGGATCGACGCCCACATGCCCAGCGCATGTGCGTCACTGGGTTGGGCCGACAACACGAACTGCACCCTGTCGCGCTCTTCGTCCTCCAGGCCCATGCCGAACGTGTAATCGCGCATCGCGCCGTAGCTGGTCACGCCCTGGCTGCGGGCGACCCAGGCCACCACATTTTCCCAAGGCACGATCAGCACCTGGTGGGTGGTGTCGTCGATGTAGCAGACTTCGCGACGCTGGCGGTTGAAGCGGACGGGATAGCTTTTGGCCAGGGTTCGGACATTGGAGAGCATGCCGTAGATAAAGGCGCCGACGGGAAAAATGAATAGAAGCGAGCCTGTAGCGAATACCTGCACGGCCCCCCCAACAATGTCGAAGAATTTTCGGTCGATTTCAGGGGGGCTAAAAGCAACGAGCCATAGACAAATAAGCACAGGTGCAAAAAAAGCAGTACACAAAACCATCCATATCTGAAGTGCCAATCTCTTTCCCAACTCAACCATCCCGTAGTTGCTACCACCCAACTCCAGATAGGTCTCGTTCATCGCCGAAAAATTACGCCGCGACACCTGTGCCTGTCCGGTGTACACCGGCAACGGCGCCAGGAACAAAGTTTCATTCAGGCCCCTGACCCGCAGCTCCCCGGCACGGGGCCGTTGGCTTTGAATATCAATGCCCGACTCCGGGACAGTGGCTGTGCTTTTGCGTTTGAACAGTTGGCTAATCATCGATCGCCGCCATTTCCTCTCGGGTGAACGACCAGTAAGGGGCCTTGCTCAGGCCGCTGGGCCAGGTATGCAGCGGTGTGTTCAATGCAACCCCGCCGCCTTGCAGGCGTCGACGAAGGTCGCGCCTTTTTTGTCCATGGCGTGCTTGACCAGGGCGTTGGCTTTTTGCAGGGCGGGGCTGGGCCTGGCCCATTGCTCCGGGGGTAGCGGTTGCGACCAGGCCTGGACGCTTTCAGGCAGGGTCGGACGGCCTTTGCGGTGAGCCCATTCGGCGATCAGGTAGGGCATTTTCCAGAACACGATCACGCGTCTGACGTACCACCACCGCAGAGGCCAGCGGGAGCGTTTGCCATAACCGTAACGGTGTCGCTGCTCCGCGCTCAGATGCTCGGCGCCATCGTCTAGCGAGCCCATGAAGCGTGCACCTTTGCGTTCGATCTCAAAGGTGTGCAGGCCTTCATAAGGTTTGAGTTCATCTTCGGTGGGTGTAAGCCCCAGAACAACGAGCATGGGATTCGGTGTGTCCACCAGCTCCCCTTCCTCCATGTAGTTGCGGATCGACGCCCACATGCCCAGCGCATGTGCGTCACTGGGTTGGGCCGACAACATGAACTGCACCCTGTCGCGCTCTTCGTCCTCCAGGCCCATGCCGAACGTGTAATCGCGCATCGCGCCGTAGCTGGTCACGCCCTGGCTGCGGGCGACCCAGGCCACCACATTTTCCCAAGGCACGATCAGCACCTGGTGGGTGGTGTCGTCGATGTAGCAGACTTCGCGACGCTGGCGGTTGAAGCGGACGGGATAGCTTTTGGC
Proteins encoded:
- a CDS encoding long-chain-acyl-CoA synthetase, which produces MNGFNTPHQPTMLDNSPVSREHTQRLLDRRAVAAGQIKPADCYTIADRLEEQATRFAQRPFLIYGEQRLSYAEVDARANQMAHVFHARGLRPGDVCAMALENRPEFFFSWFGLAKLGVVAAFINTQVSGRALAHAVVSTAAKAMVVGEECLNNLLSTEGLPDVPWLLVPDAENPASEASRARVDAGFAEQVAAAPRTAFARELRAEVPAESPAMLIFTSGTTGLPKAAIYSHMRWLSIGDVMEVTLDGTTEDVFYCCLPLYHGAAATSVTATALRVGASIVVRRRFSVREFWKDIRGHHISIFQYIGEICRYLLNQPVVDGEREHSLRCLLGAGLTPETWQRWLERFGPVQILEGWGATEANTSLINLDNQPGSCGRVPFWDKTNIRLVRYDVESDSHPRDENGFYQVCKVGEVGEGMAFIVDHPQIGAGRFEGYTSAQATESKIRRNVFSQGDAYWSSGDLLRYDENGYFYFVDRIGDTYRWKSENVSTQEVADALGDFPGLELINIYGVQVPGHEGRAGMAAVLMQEGQDFDPQAFYALTEARLPRYAAPVFVRVSAAADLTSTFKLRKVDLQRQGYAPSAFNDPLYIRDESSRSYRPYSDELLDRAGLQPFAVAPQV
- a CDS encoding long-chain-acyl-CoA synthetase, which gives rise to MNLNDLKHVLPTAPVSREQTQALLDQRSAAAGLIKPGDHYTLADRLEQQASEQGERTFLIYGEQTLSYSEVDARANQMAHTFYANGLRAGDVCALAMENRPAFFCTWFGLVKLGVVVAFINTQVSGRPLLHALQVTEAKALVIGEECLANVQATEGFPDLPCWLLRDAENPWTGALPKGVDGHFDARLEKAPRTPFPRDIRAHIDAQTPTLLIFTSGTTGLPKAARYSHMRWMSSGDVMHTTLQVTCDDVFYCCLPLYHGAAATSVTSTALCAGAAIVVRRKFSVREFWNDVARHQISIFQYIGEICRYLLNQPVRAGEREHSLRCMLGAGLSPDSWQRWLERFGPIQVFEGWGATEANAAVINVDNYFGSCGRVPDWNKTNLRLVRYDIENDCHPRDENGFYQVCNVGEVGEAMGFIVDHPEIGGGRFEGYTSAEATESKIRRNVFRQGDAYWSSGDLLREDADGYCYFVDRIGDTYRWKSENVSTLEVADALGDLAGLELINIYGVQVPGNEGRAGMAAVLMQADQVFDPAALYALTEARLPRYAAPVFVRVTQSADLTASFKLRKVDLQRQGYCPTRCSDPLLIRDEQARTYVPYSQEALARAGLRPFVVADHG
- a CDS encoding DUF6708 domain-containing protein encodes the protein MISQLFKRKSTATVPESGIDIQSQRPRAGELRVRGLNETLFLAPLPVYTGQAQVSRRNFSAMNETYLELGGSNYGMVELGKRLALQIWMVLCTAFFAPVLICLWLVAFSPPEIDRKFFDIVGGAVQVFATGSLLFIFPVGAFIYGMLSNVRTLAKSYPVRFNRQRREVCYIDDTTHQVLIVPWENVVAWVARSQGVTSYGAMRDYTFGMGLEDEERDRVQFVLSAQPSDAHALGMWTSIRNYMEEGELVDTPNPMLAALGITLSEDELKPYEGLHTFEIERLDARALGRLDDGGGHLTAEERKRWGYSKRSRWPLRWWYVRRVIVFWKMPYLIAEWAHRKGRPTLPESVQAWSQPLPPEQWARPSPALQKANALVKHAMDKKGATFVAACKAAGLHCVSS
- a CDS encoding spinster family MFS transporter, whose translation is MNQSTPVTWRTHYALFVLAMIYVFNYIDRQLMAILIEPVKLEFGISDTGIGLLSGVTFAVFYTVFGFPLGRLSDRIGRKPVIAFSCIAWSLMTMLCGVAGSFLTLVLARIGVAVGEAGGTAPSVAMVSDLYPANRRSTALAFLMLGSSLGAVVGLGLGGWIAQEHGWRYAFMLIGAPGIFLGLLLLLTVRAPKRVVPLSSAAVLQDGWAKTLAEVFRTPSFLWLVLTGGAAAIAGYAIGTWSPSFLIRSHGLNMQQAGFLVGVVGGGGAAIGTLICGLLTDRMVRRNAGWQIGVPLLGTLISIPFALTYFLWPQGTAFHIGSIAVPQAFLFYSVFAFFGVWWATPCLSAITHLFPATRLAQATAIFVMFMTLLGVGVGPLLVGMLSDFFLPSLGTESLRYALASSVSMLVLASVFLTLALPRYRQQIKNPAPLVTPVQTATA
- a CDS encoding nuclear transport factor 2 family protein — its product is MSTSAVHISNLLYRYAQYLDGGQLIKAAELFRHARIKVQSQSGFLDHTALLGIWQQRIRIYPCGTPRTQHIISNPVIDIDEDAGTATIRSCYTVLQATDTLPLQPIAAGHYLDEFERVDGVWRFSFRDYSHLEMIGDLSEHLLMQGH
- a CDS encoding alkene reductase, with the translated sequence MSVLFEPIALGELQLANRIVMAPMTRSRALADAVPGGDMVEYYRQRASAGLIVAEGTAPSASGLGYCRTPAIYSDEQIVGWQRVTEAVHAEGGRIVLQLMHVGRAASRHNKPAGAATVAPSALRARTQVFSDTAGLVDTDEPQALTLQGIDEVIEDYRQAALNARLAGFDGVELHCTSGYLPMQFLASGSNRRNDAYGGDVTGRVRFAKEVIEAMAAAIGAGRVGFRQCPGNPYNDIDDCDPAATAAALCEAVAPLDLAYLHIMRSPLAELDAFALARRHSPHALILNDGFDGPSASAALASGEGAAVSFGRHFIANPDLVARLQRGLPLSGFDRKTLYTPGPVGYSDYTAHQGIAREVAQ
- a CDS encoding DUF6708 domain-containing protein, which encodes MLSRCFRVTHFYSSFPSAPSSTACSPTSESPAKSYPVRFNRQRREVCYIDDTTHQVLIVPWENVVAWVARSQGVTSYGAMRDYTFGMGLEDEERDRVQFMLSAQPSDAHALGMWASIRNYMEEGELVDTPNPMLVVLGLTPTEDELKPYEGLHTFEIERKGARFMGSLDDGAEHLSAEQRHRYGYGKRSRWPLRWWYVRRVIVFWKMPYLIAEWAHRKGRPTLPESVQAWSQPLPPEQWARPSPALQKANALVKHAMDKKGATFVDACKAAGLH
- a CDS encoding DUF6708 domain-containing protein, which encodes MISQLFKRKSTATVPESGIDIQSQRPRAGELRVRGLNETLFLAPLPVYTGQAQVSRRNFSAMNETYLELGGSNYGMVELGKRLALQIWMVLCTAFFAPVLICLWLVAFSPPEIDRKFFDIVGGAVQVFATGSLLFIFPVGAFIYGMLSNVRTLAKSYPVRFNRQRREVCYIDDTTHQVLIVPWENVVAWVARSQGVTSYGAMRDYTFGMGLEDEERDRVQFVLSAQPSDAHALGMWASIRNYMEEGELVDTPNPMLAALGITLSEDELKPYEGLHTFEIERKGARFMGSLDDGAEHLSAEQRHRYGYGKRSRWPLRWWYVRRVIVFWKMPYLIAEWAHRKGRPTLPESVQAWSQPLPPEQWARPSPALQKANALVKHAMDKKGATFVDACKAAGLH